TAATCACTGTAAGGCAACGCTTACCTGTACGTTCATTAGCAACCCATTCCCCTTCACTAACAATGCGGCGACAAAGATCAAGATATTGCTTCATAAAAATCTCCTATTTTATGACCGCACTTTTGCGTGAATAAGCCCAAGTCATAATTAAGGCACCACCAATAATCATCGGTAAACAAAGTGCTTGCCCTCGCGTAATAACCCCAAAGAAATTTTCAACTTCAGGTTCACGCACATATTCCACAATAAAACGGAAGACGCCATAACCAATTAAGAATAAGCCTGCAACAGAGCCCATTGGACGTGGCTTTTTAATAAAAATATTCAGAATTGCAAACAACACTATGCCCTCTAGAAAAGCTTCATAAAGTTGTGATGGATGGCGAGGAAGTAATAGCGGATCATTCGGGAAAATCATTGCCCAAGGCACATCCGTTTCGCGTCCCCATAGCTCAAGATTAATAAAATTACCAATTCTACCTAAACCTAAACCAAACGGAATCAAAGGCGCGACAAAATCAGCGGTTTGCCAAAAATTACGTTTTTGTGAATAAGACGTCCAAATCATAGCAACAATTACACCAATTAAGCCACCGTGGAACGACATTCCACCTTCCCAAACACGGAATAAATAAAGTGGTTCTTGTAAAAAATGATCGAGATTATAGAAAAATACATCGCCAACACGTCCACCAATAAATACCCCCATAAAACCGTTGAAAAGTAAACTATCAACTTGATCCACTGTCCAACCGCTATTTGGGCGACTAGCACGGCGAACCGCAAGCCAGCGTGCAAAAATAAAACCCAAAAGGTACATCAAACCATACCAGCGTAAGCCGATATTACTATCGCCAAGCGTAAAAATACTCGGATCAAAATGGGGAAGAAGTAAATAATTTGAATTCATAATTTTCCTTATTTCAGAAACATATTGATCGCAACCACAATTAAGAAAAGAGCAAAACCTTTTTTTAAGGTTGAAACAGGCAATTTAGTGGTTGCACTTGCGCCTAATTTGGAAGTGAAAAATGAAGTGGCAGTAATGCCTAACACAGCAGGAAGATAAATGTAGCCGAGCGAATATTCAGGCATTAATGGATTTCCCCAACCACTTACTATAAAACTAAACATCCCTGATACGCCCAATAACATCCCACAAAATGCGGAAGAACCAATGGCTTGTTTGATATTAATGCCACGAGCAGTTAAAAACGGCACAATAAATCCACCACCGCCAATTCCCGCAGCACTAGATGCCATACCAATAAAAATACCGCCGATTACGGAAGCAAGGGGAGTAAGTGGTTTTGTTGTGACTTGATCTTTTTTAATCGAAAGTACCATTTTTGTGGCTAAATATACCACTAAGCAAGCAAAAATTTTGGCAGAAATTTCACGATCAAGTCTTCCAATAAATAAACCACAAATAAAAACAGAAAGCATAATAACCGGAGCTAAAATGCGAACTGCCTGCCAGACTATATTACCTAATCTATGATGACGTTGTGCCGAACCAATGCCAGTAATCACAATGGTAGCAAATGATGTGCCAAGTGCAGTAGACATCAACAAAGATTCTGGTACATCCACAATGGGCAGTAAATACACTAAGGTTGGCACAATCACTAACCCTCCGCCAATACCAAATAATCCAGCAAGAAAACCCGCTAATGCACCAACAAGCAAACAAAGAAGAATAAAAGTGAGCATTATTGACCTTTTGATTTGTAAAAATAGCGTTTTGTGTATTTTGTCTGAGAATATTTTTTATTTGCCGAATAAGACTGTGAATTTGCTTCACGAGATGCGGAAAATATTGGTGGATTATCCGTAAATAATACCGAAGCAAACTCTTTCATTACCTTTCGATAAACATCTCGCTTAAAAGACACAACTTGACGAACAGGATACCAAAAACTTACCCAACGCCACCCATCAAATTCTGGCGATTTGGTCGTTTTCATATTGATATTTTTTTCATCGCCAACAAGCTGTAGCAAAAACCAGCGTT
The Haemophilus influenzae DNA segment above includes these coding regions:
- the rppH gene encoding RNA pyrophosphohydrolase, with protein sequence MIDFDGYRPNVGIVICNRKGQVLWAKRCGQNSWQFPQGGINDNESAEQAMYRELHEEVGLQPKDVRLLYVSKHWLRYKLPKRLLRYDSKPMCIGQKQRWFLLQLVGDEKNINMKTTKSPEFDGWRWVSFWYPVRQVVSFKRDVYRKVMKEFASVLFTDNPPIFSASREANSQSYSANKKYSQTKYTKRYFYKSKGQ
- the lgt gene encoding prolipoprotein diacylglyceryl transferase, which encodes MNSNYLLLPHFDPSIFTLGDSNIGLRWYGLMYLLGFIFARWLAVRRASRPNSGWTVDQVDSLLFNGFMGVFIGGRVGDVFFYNLDHFLQEPLYLFRVWEGGMSFHGGLIGVIVAMIWTSYSQKRNFWQTADFVAPLIPFGLGLGRIGNFINLELWGRETDVPWAMIFPNDPLLLPRHPSQLYEAFLEGIVLFAILNIFIKKPRPMGSVAGLFLIGYGVFRFIVEYVREPEVENFFGVITRGQALCLPMIIGGALIMTWAYSRKSAVIK
- a CDS encoding sulfite exporter TauE/SafE family protein; its protein translation is MLTFILLCLLVGALAGFLAGLFGIGGGLVIVPTLVYLLPIVDVPESLLMSTALGTSFATIVITGIGSAQRHHRLGNIVWQAVRILAPVIMLSVFICGLFIGRLDREISAKIFACLVVYLATKMVLSIKKDQVTTKPLTPLASVIGGIFIGMASSAAGIGGGGFIVPFLTARGINIKQAIGSSAFCGMLLGVSGMFSFIVSGWGNPLMPEYSLGYIYLPAVLGITATSFFTSKLGASATTKLPVSTLKKGFALFLIVVAINMFLK